A genomic stretch from Achromobacter spanius includes:
- the urtA gene encoding urea ABC transporter substrate-binding protein, which produces MKRRLALKQLTAVSLLAMSGWMPQVFAAEDTIKVGILHSLSGTMAISETSLKDVALMTIDEINANGGVMGKKLEAVVVDPASNWPLFAEKSRQLLSQDKVAVVFGCWTSVSRKSVLPVFKELNGLLFYPVQYEGEELEKNVFYTGAAPNQQAIPAVEYLMSEDGGGAKRFVLLGTDYVYPRTTNKILRAFLHSKGVKDSDIDEVYTPFGHSDYQTIVANIKKFATGGKTAVISTINGDSNVPFYKELGNAGLKATDVPVVAFSVGEEELRGVDTKPLVGHLAAWNYFESIKNPVNVEFIKKWKAYAKAKNLPNANTVVTNDPMEATYIGIHMWKQAVEQAKTTDVDKVIAAMGGQKFNAPDGYTIEMDKSNHHLHKPVYIGEIKADGQFNVVWKSKGPIRAQPWSPYIPGNESKQGL; this is translated from the coding sequence ATGAAACGCAGACTAGCCCTTAAGCAACTGACCGCCGTGAGCCTGTTGGCCATGTCCGGCTGGATGCCGCAGGTATTCGCCGCCGAAGACACCATCAAGGTCGGCATCCTGCATTCCTTGTCGGGCACCATGGCCATCTCGGAGACGTCGCTGAAAGACGTTGCGCTGATGACCATCGATGAAATCAACGCCAACGGCGGCGTGATGGGCAAGAAGCTGGAAGCCGTGGTGGTGGACCCCGCGTCGAACTGGCCGCTGTTTGCCGAGAAGTCACGCCAACTGTTGTCGCAAGACAAGGTAGCAGTGGTGTTCGGCTGCTGGACCTCGGTGTCGCGCAAGTCGGTGCTGCCGGTCTTCAAGGAACTGAACGGCCTGCTCTTCTACCCCGTGCAATACGAAGGCGAAGAGCTTGAGAAGAATGTGTTCTACACCGGCGCCGCGCCCAACCAGCAAGCGATCCCGGCCGTGGAATACCTGATGAGCGAAGACGGCGGCGGCGCCAAGCGCTTCGTGCTGCTGGGCACCGACTACGTCTACCCGCGCACCACCAACAAGATCCTGCGCGCCTTCCTGCATTCCAAGGGTGTCAAGGACAGCGACATCGACGAGGTCTACACGCCGTTTGGCCATTCCGACTACCAGACCATCGTCGCCAACATCAAGAAGTTCGCCACCGGCGGCAAGACGGCCGTTATCTCGACCATCAACGGCGATTCGAACGTGCCCTTCTACAAGGAACTGGGCAACGCCGGCCTGAAGGCCACCGACGTGCCGGTCGTGGCGTTCTCGGTGGGTGAAGAAGAACTGCGCGGCGTGGACACCAAGCCTCTGGTCGGCCACCTGGCGGCATGGAACTACTTCGAATCGATAAAGAACCCGGTCAACGTGGAATTCATCAAGAAGTGGAAGGCCTACGCCAAGGCCAAGAACCTGCCGAACGCCAACACGGTCGTGACCAACGACCCGATGGAAGCCACCTACATCGGCATCCATATGTGGAAGCAGGCCGTGGAACAAGCCAAGACCACCGACGTGGACAAGGTGATCGCGGCGATGGGCGGCCAGAAGTTCAACGCGCCGGACGGCTACACCATCGAAATGGACAAGAGCAACCACCACCTGCACAAGCCGGTCTACATCGGTGAAATCAAGGCGGACGGCCAGTTCAACGTGGTCTGGAAGAGCAAGGGCCCGATCCGTGCCCAACCCTGGAGCCCGTACATCCCGGGTAATGAAAGCAAGCAAGGCCTCTAA
- the urtB gene encoding urea ABC transporter permease subunit UrtB gives MHIAAIAHFLRRSILAWLLAMPLLAAPAAAAGVDPALLAPLAGDDTDAKLQAIAALGQHPDPLAAAVLQALGNDQLYATADGRVLIGQDDTRATDPVTGAAVDLPADSGTVSINNRLRRAIQAALAGSRLFSDQPEERLSAARRLQQTGDPARLPMLEKALASEKNEAVREALLIAQANLELKSTDPAKRLHAVEVLGETRNAAFRPMLASLTQQRDGVYVEPDAAVRDAAATALKQIDRHLATIEWAGNLFYGISLGSVLLLAALGLAITFGLMGVINMAHGELLMIGAYVTYVVQTLFRAWLPGWLDWYVVAALPLAFVVTALVGMALERTVIRWLYGRPLETLLATWGISLMLMQGVRTLFGAQNVEVGNPSWMSGGINVLGGLVLTYNRIVIIGFAFFVVFLVWVLLNHTRLGLFVRAITQNRRMADCVGVPTGRVDMLAFGLGSGIAGLAGVALSQLGNVGPDLGRGYIVDSFMVVVLGGVGQLAGTVIAAMGLGGVNKFLEPYAGAVMAKITILVLIVLFVQKRPQGLFAPRGRSVE, from the coding sequence ATGCACATCGCGGCAATCGCCCATTTCTTGCGTCGTTCAATTCTTGCGTGGCTGCTGGCCATGCCGCTCCTGGCCGCGCCCGCGGCCGCGGCTGGCGTGGACCCCGCCCTGCTTGCGCCGCTGGCCGGCGACGACACCGACGCCAAGCTGCAAGCGATTGCCGCGTTGGGCCAACACCCTGACCCGCTCGCGGCGGCGGTCTTGCAGGCGCTGGGCAATGACCAGCTCTATGCAACGGCCGACGGCCGCGTGCTGATCGGGCAGGACGACACACGCGCCACCGACCCCGTCACGGGCGCGGCCGTGGACCTGCCCGCCGACAGCGGCACCGTCAGCATCAACAACCGCCTGCGCCGCGCCATCCAGGCCGCGCTGGCGGGTTCGCGCTTGTTCTCGGATCAGCCCGAGGAACGCCTGAGCGCCGCGCGTCGGCTGCAACAGACGGGCGACCCGGCGCGCCTGCCCATGCTTGAAAAAGCACTGGCCTCTGAAAAGAACGAAGCCGTGCGCGAAGCGCTGTTGATCGCGCAGGCCAACCTGGAACTGAAAAGCACCGACCCCGCCAAGCGCCTGCACGCCGTGGAGGTGCTGGGCGAAACACGCAACGCCGCCTTCCGCCCCATGCTGGCCTCGCTGACGCAACAGCGCGACGGCGTCTACGTCGAACCCGATGCGGCCGTGCGCGATGCGGCGGCCACGGCGCTCAAGCAGATCGACCGCCATCTGGCCACCATCGAATGGGCGGGCAACCTCTTTTATGGCATCAGCCTGGGCAGCGTGCTGCTGCTGGCCGCGCTGGGCCTGGCCATCACTTTCGGCCTGATGGGCGTCATCAACATGGCGCATGGCGAGCTGCTGATGATTGGCGCCTACGTGACCTATGTGGTGCAGACGCTGTTCCGCGCCTGGTTGCCGGGCTGGCTGGACTGGTATGTGGTGGCCGCGTTGCCGCTGGCCTTCGTGGTGACGGCGCTGGTGGGCATGGCGCTGGAACGCACCGTGATCCGCTGGCTGTACGGGCGCCCCCTGGAAACCCTGCTGGCCACCTGGGGCATCAGCCTGATGCTGATGCAAGGCGTGCGCACGCTGTTCGGCGCGCAGAACGTGGAAGTGGGCAACCCCAGCTGGATGTCCGGCGGCATCAACGTACTGGGCGGGCTGGTGCTGACCTACAACCGCATCGTCATCATCGGCTTTGCGTTCTTCGTGGTGTTCCTGGTGTGGGTACTGCTGAACCACACGCGGTTGGGCCTCTTCGTGCGCGCCATTACGCAGAACCGGCGCATGGCCGATTGCGTGGGCGTGCCCACCGGACGCGTCGACATGCTGGCCTTTGGCCTGGGGTCCGGCATTGCGGGGCTGGCGGGCGTGGCCCTGTCGCAGTTGGGCAACGTGGGGCCAGACCTGGGCCGTGGCTACATCGTGGATTCGTTCATGGTGGTGGTGCTGGGCGGTGTGGGCCAGTTGGCCGGCACCGTCATCGCCGCGATGGGCCTGGGCGGCGTGAACAAATTCCTGGAGCCCTATGCGGGCGCCGTCATGGCCAAGATCACCATCCTGGTGTTGATTGTGCTGTTTGTCCAAAAACGGCCGCAAGGCCTGTTCGCCCCCCGCGGCCGGAGCGTTGAATGA
- the urtC gene encoding urea ABC transporter permease subunit UrtC has protein sequence MKQTALTDLSLLTRRPLFSGRAWTALAVAAALLALLPLLNLVFPPGHALHVSAYAVALLGKFMCYAMAALALDLVWGYAGILSLGHGLFFALGGYAHGMYLMRAIGRDGVYQSNLPDFMVFLDWKDYPWYWAFTEHFWYAMLLVVLVPGVLAFVFGYFAFRSRIKGVYFSIITQALTFAAMLLFFRNDTGFGGNNGFTDFKRILGFDITAPGTRATLYWITLAALAGALILARIVTQSKLGRVLTAVRDAESRLRFIGYDPLGFKLFVWTLSAVLCGIAGALYVPQVGIINPSEMSTETSIEMVIWVATGGRGTLIGPIIGAGAVNGLKTWFTSVLPEFWLYALGLIFVLVTLFLPTGIVGLARRITARLQEKKA, from the coding sequence ATGAAACAGACCGCGCTGACCGATCTGAGCTTGCTGACCCGCCGCCCACTTTTTTCGGGCCGCGCCTGGACGGCCCTGGCCGTGGCGGCCGCGCTGCTGGCGCTGCTGCCGCTGCTGAACCTGGTGTTTCCGCCGGGCCATGCGCTGCATGTGTCGGCCTACGCCGTGGCGCTGCTGGGCAAGTTCATGTGCTACGCCATGGCCGCGCTGGCCTTGGACCTGGTGTGGGGCTATGCGGGCATCCTGTCGCTGGGGCACGGCCTGTTCTTCGCGCTGGGCGGCTACGCACACGGCATGTACCTGATGCGCGCCATTGGCCGCGACGGCGTCTACCAAAGCAACCTGCCCGACTTCATGGTGTTCCTGGACTGGAAGGACTACCCCTGGTACTGGGCGTTCACCGAACACTTCTGGTACGCCATGCTGCTGGTGGTGCTGGTGCCGGGCGTGCTGGCCTTTGTGTTCGGCTACTTTGCCTTCCGCTCGCGCATCAAGGGCGTGTACTTTTCGATCATCACGCAAGCCCTGACGTTCGCCGCCATGCTGCTGTTCTTCCGCAACGACACGGGCTTTGGCGGCAACAACGGCTTTACCGATTTCAAGCGCATCCTGGGCTTTGACATCACCGCGCCGGGCACGCGCGCCACCTTGTACTGGATCACGCTGGCGGCCTTGGCGGGCGCCTTGATCCTGGCGCGCATCGTCACGCAATCCAAGCTGGGCCGCGTGCTGACCGCCGTGCGCGATGCCGAAAGCCGGCTGCGCTTCATCGGTTACGACCCCTTGGGTTTCAAGCTGTTCGTGTGGACCTTGTCGGCCGTGCTGTGCGGCATCGCGGGCGCGCTGTATGTGCCGCAGGTGGGCATCATCAACCCCAGCGAAATGTCCACCGAGACCTCGATTGAAATGGTGATCTGGGTGGCCACCGGCGGGCGCGGCACGCTGATCGGCCCCATCATCGGCGCGGGCGCCGTCAACGGCCTGAAGACCTGGTTCACCAGCGTGCTGCCCGAATTCTGGTTGTACGCCCTGGGCCTGATCTTTGTGTTGGTGACGCTGTTCCTGCCCACCGGCATCGTCGGCCTGGCCCGCCGCATCACGGCACGCTTGCAGGAGAAGAAGGCATGA
- the urtD gene encoding urea ABC transporter ATP-binding protein UrtD, whose product MTSTHTELASLDGGPSGDAGYGRVSPKGLDTSHGAILYLEGITVSFDGFKALNDLTLDIGVGELRCIIGPNGAGKTTMMDVITGKTRPTAGTAFFGQSIDLTTLNEAEIAHAGIGRKFQRPTVFEQHSVFENLELAMKTDKRVRPTLFSRLTSEQADKIGETLDLIRLRPEVQRPAGLLSHGQKQWLEIGMLLMQEPQLLLLDEPVAGMTDAETERTGELLNELRGRHSLMVVEHDMDFVNQIAGDGKVTVLHEGSVLAEGPMSKVQADPRVIEVYLGR is encoded by the coding sequence ATGACCAGCACGCATACCGAACTGGCCTCGCTGGACGGTGGCCCCAGCGGCGACGCCGGCTACGGCCGCGTCAGCCCCAAGGGCCTGGACACCAGCCACGGCGCCATTCTGTACCTGGAAGGCATTACCGTCAGCTTCGACGGCTTCAAGGCGCTGAACGACCTGACGCTGGACATCGGCGTGGGCGAACTGCGCTGCATCATCGGCCCCAACGGCGCGGGCAAGACCACGATGATGGACGTCATCACCGGCAAGACGCGGCCCACCGCCGGCACCGCGTTCTTTGGCCAGAGCATCGACCTGACCACTCTGAACGAAGCGGAGATCGCGCACGCGGGCATCGGCCGCAAGTTCCAGCGGCCCACGGTGTTTGAACAGCACAGCGTGTTTGAAAACCTGGAGCTGGCAATGAAGACGGACAAGCGCGTGCGGCCCACGCTGTTCTCGCGCTTGACCAGCGAACAGGCCGACAAGATTGGCGAAACGCTGGACCTGATCCGCCTGCGTCCCGAAGTGCAACGCCCTGCCGGCCTGCTGTCGCACGGTCAGAAGCAGTGGCTGGAAATCGGCATGCTGCTGATGCAGGAGCCGCAGTTGCTGCTGCTGGACGAACCGGTTGCCGGCATGACCGACGCCGAAACCGAACGCACCGGCGAGCTGCTTAACGAACTGCGCGGCCGCCATTCCTTGATGGTGGTGGAACACGACATGGACTTCGTCAACCAGATCGCGGGCGACGGCAAGGTGACCGTGCTGCACGAAGGCTCGGTGCTGGCCGAAGGCCCCATGAGCAAGGTGCAAGCCGACCCGCGCGTGATCGAAGTCTACCTGGGGCGCTAA